A genomic region of Xiphophorus couchianus chromosome 18, X_couchianus-1.0, whole genome shotgun sequence contains the following coding sequences:
- the arhgap32a gene encoding rho GTPase-activating protein 32 isoform X1: protein MEAGCVVAAVIENAASGPRGEPGSSDVLEGDPIPPTDLDKNDALPQATNINPPEEKQPQETSTAAVKGDDITEHQAEPLLRSCVSTASMKVKNMKKLTFPRGHFPRLAECAHFHYETVDFGNVQLALAEGQSEGPKPGLDSKELIFLVQITCQARNWLVKRSYEDFRVLDKHLHLCIYDRRYSQLTELPRCDTLKDTVESITAMLTNYLSRFSAIADNKINCGPVLTWMEIDNKGNHLLVSEEASINVPAIAAAHVTKRYTAQATDELTFEVGDIVSVIDMPPKEDTGWWRGKHGFQVGFFPCDCVELINEKIPPSVQNSVPKPVCKKHGKLVTFLRSFMKSRPPPQKLRQRGILRERVFGCDLGEHLHNSGHDVPQVVKSCAEFIEKIGVVDGIYRLSGISSNIQKLRHEFDSEQIPDLSQELFRQDIHSVGSLCKLYFRELPNPLLTYQLYDRFSEAVSAATDEERLVKIHNVIQQLPPPHYRTLEYLMRHLSRLATFSSVTNMHTKNLAIVWAPNLLRSRQIESACFSGTAAFMEVRIQSVVVEFILNNTESLFSTKLNSILRESTGNNTLSRPKSLMVCSPSTKLLSLEEAQARTQTQLGSPATTPCLTHSDYIEVGEGPEALLGKFHTVIELPMESGKRPLAKSKKSPAGNWLSFFHLGKSHSVSKRKLKRHPSEPNEIKSIALPGGRGDSGTMRSTKSEESLTSLQNLGGGPPSYRPLRPRSTSEAVSAASRDDLHNSRNKDDRRAHQLNDSKRSADRGRAAVSPHHSEDDLDLSPPAAGISTLDFDPMSFQCSQTPAMHHGSRWKKSAGCSNESEPMSSQNNVGCSRSPEDSPVLCKSGKKVALKHLSPKVRKKSLKMLPDVQTPVPSSSPNVDKCEASAADGKQPLFQHSSPINTASQASGVTDLSQSAQNLPDPGTGRLMSSVSVLPPHPPSMSAARKLALALAESAQKASNASQRRSHPHDYRPQRPSVLDVKVHPQECRGSHVGPGSQRQAAAEAHRCPQPGQFSPSHLYPEPLQVADSQESVCNFTPNVSPLGSGSLEEGSAGGREHREERESEVRQEQHTYQSVGVSTPCQPIGSARSPPASPVYANMDSVDAFNFRSILAESSMPASIKEVFPQQFQTSSAHPYSPEEERPPGMHEDVFGNHHHNHQQYHHRPIHSGRTPTPHYPRPGALPPHLSAHKGLYRQSSESRCSSLGLRQPLSPQYSRYQGDFQRQQGQWQSSEDRAVRNPAIRRAHSFHSPQISHYKLANTEILPVDSMLYVEQKLSPEVPYQERIQAGLKSVRTQFENVHPEHHYGPYSDSSSGDPRSRYFIDPRRQSGIHRHQTYTVHSTREGDQSDYYNYSPRHASPVNRELYIESRDTVVYKARDAEVFERVVYQPVQQERHKSTYHSVSPCETPDSLRDIMHTRSKSDPGNANLLSAHSVDSQTAVATSPTTPRIMSQQAYPEVSRQSYGQRSGAEFGPMRRIHIKEGYSRQPLLRKVPSLPERGCPNLKSIEHTHRCQTRGFEQNPSVLAGAAKPSILRRPVRSQSTREHRHYYHYHSKSPLDPEHLEPFPAHLSRRTQSTKVKPTHYDHMEGYYASPRSKSTRSSKAAAGYLPGQSCMSPHGHRLLSKVLGHEAFYHPALRSEAGV from the exons ATGGAGGCTGGATGCGTGGTTGCCGCGGTGATTGAGAATGCTGCCTCAGGACCCCGGGGAGAACCAGGAAGTAGTGACGTCCTTGAGGG CGACCCGATCCCACCTACTGACCTCGACAAAAACGATGCCTTACCTCAAGCTACCAACATTAATCCTCCAGAGGAGAAGCAGCCACAGGAGACATCCACTGCCGCG GTGAAGGGCGATGACATCACAGAACACCAAGCCGAGCCCCTCCTGCGCTCCTGCGTCAGCACGGCGAGTATGAAGGTCAAGAACATGAAAAA GCTAACGTTCCCCAGAGGTCACTTCCCCAGATTGGCAGAGTGTGCCCATTTCCACTATGAGACTGTCGATTTTGGCAACGTTCAG TTGGCCTTGGCAGAGGGGCAAAGCGAAGGACCAAAGCCCGGTCTGGACTCCAAAGAACTCATCTTTCTCGTCCAGATCACTTGCCAG GCTCGAAACTGGCTGGTGAAAAGATCCTATGAGGATTTCCGAGTGCTGGACAAACACCTGCACCTGTGTATCTACGACCGCCGTTACTCCCAACTCACCGAACTGCCACGCTGCGATACCTTAAAGGACACCGTTGAG TCAATCACCGCAATGCTGACTAACTACCTGTCACGCTTCTCTGCCATCGCGGACAACAAAATCAACTGTGGTCCTGTGTTAACATGGATGGAG atcGACAACAAGGGCAACCATCTGCTGGTTTCTGAAGAAGCTTCGATCAACGTCCCCGCCATCGCTGCCGCCCACGTCACCAAACGGTACACGGCTCAGGCCACGGACGAGTTAACCTTCGAG GTCGGGGATATTGTGTCTGTCATCGACATGCCGCCTAAAGAAGACACAGGCTGGTGGAGAGGGAAGCATGGCTTTCAG GTCGGGTTCTTCCCCTGCGACTGCGTGGAGCTGATAAACGAGAAGATCCCACCCAGCGTTCAAAACTCAGTGCCAAAGCCAG TGTGCAAGAAGCACGGGAAGCTGGTGACCTTCCTGAGGTCGTTCATGAAGTCCCGGCCGCCACCGCAGAAGCTGCGGCAGCGCGGGATCCTCAGGGAGCGAGTGTTTGGCTGCGACCTGGGGGAGCATCTCCACAACTCAGGACACGATG TCCCACAGGTCGTTAAAAGTTGTGCAGAGTTCATCGAGAAGATCGGCGTCGTGGATGGGATCTACAGACTCTCAGGGATTTCCTCCAACATCCAGAAACTGAG GCACGAGTTTGACTCTGAGCAGATCCCAGACCTGAGCCAAGAGCTTTTCAGACAAGACATCCACTCTGTGGGCTCCCTGTGCAAGCTTTACTTCAGGGAGCTGCCCAACCCGCTGCTCACGTACCAGCTCTACGACCGGTTCTCG GAAGCTGTGTCTGCAGCCACAGATGAGGAGAGGCTGGTAAAAATCCACAATGTCATCCAGCAGCTGCCGCCTCCTCATTACAG GACGCTGGAGTACCTCATGAGGCACCTTTCCCGCCTGGCCACCTTCAGTTCTGTCACCAACATGCACACTAAAAACCTGGCCATTGTCTGGGCGCCGAACCTCCTCAG GTCCAGACAGATTGAGTCGGCCTGCTTTAGTGGCACAGCGGCCTTCATGGAGGTGCGGATTCAGTCGGTGGTGGTGGAGTTCATCCTCAACAACACGGAGTCCCTTTTCAGCACAAAGTTAAACTCGATTTTAAGAGAAAGCACCG GTAACAACACCTTATCAAGACCAAAGTCTCTGATGGTTTGCTCCCCGTCCACAAAGCTGCTGTCTTTAGAGGAGGCCCAGGCTCGGACTCAGACGCAGCTCGGATCTCCAGCCACAACCCCCTGCCTCACCCACAGCGACTACATCGAGGTTGGCGAGGGGCCCGAAGCTCTGCTGGGCAAATTTCACACCGTCATCGAACTGCCAATGGAGAG TGGCAAGCGGCCTCTAGCGAAGTCGAAGAAGTCTCCTGCGGGGAACTGGCTGTCCTTTTTCCACCTGGGCAAGTCCCACTCCGTGTCCAAGCGTAAACTAAAGCGACACCCCAGTGAACCAAATGAGATAAAGAGCATAGCACTGCCAG GAGGACGAGGAGATAGCGGCACAATGCGGTCCACTAAAAGCGAAGAATCTCttacttctttgcaaaatttaGGAG GAGGACCTCCGAGTTACCGTCCCCTCAGACCTCGGTCGACCAGCGAAGCGGTTTCTGCCGCCAGCAGGGACGACCTGCACAACTCCAGAAACAAAGATGACCGCCGAGCTCACCAGCTGAACGACAGTAAACGGAGCGCCGACCGAGGCCGCGCAGCCGTTTCCCCTCACCACTCGGAGGACGACCTCGACCTTTCCCCGCCGGCTGCAGGCATCTCGACCTTAGACTTCGACCCCATGTCTTTCCAGTGCAGCCAGACCCCCGCGATGCACCACGGCAGCAGGTGGAAGAAGAGTGCAGGGTGCTCCAACGAATCCGAGCCCATGTCCTCCCAGAACAACGTCGGCTGCTCGCGCTCTCCGGAGGACAGCCCGGTTCTGtgcaaaagtggaaaaaaagtcGCCTTGAAGCACCTCTCACCCAAAGTGAGgaagaaatcattaaaaatgctGCCAGATGTTCAGACTCCCGtgccttcttcttctcccaACGTGGACAAGTGCGAGGCTTCGGCAGCAGATGGGAAACAGCCGTTGTTTCAGCACAGCAGCCCCATCAACACGGCGAGTCAGGCATCCGGCGTGACGGACCTCAGTCAGTCTGCCCAGAACCTCCCTGATCCAG GAACAGGTAGACTTATGAGTTCAGTCTCTGTTCTCCCTCCTCACCCTCCCTCGATGAGTGCTGCGCGCAAGTTGGCTTTGGCCCTGGCGGAATCTGCCCAGAAGGCCAGCAACGCGTCCCAAAGAAGAAGCCACCCACATGACTACAGACCTCAGCGACCCTCCGTTCTCGACGTGAAAGTGCATCCTCAGGAGTGCCGCGGCTCTCACGTCGGCCCGGGTTCCCAGAGGCAAGCGGCTGCGGAGGCCCACCGCTGCCCTCAACCTGGCCAGTTCTCGCCTTCGCACCTCTACCCAGAGCCGCTGCAGGTTGCCGACAGTCAGGAAAGCGTGTGCAATTTCACTCCTAACGTCAGCCCGCTCGGGTCGGGGAGTCTGGAGGAAGGCAGCGCTGGAGGGAGGGAGCACAGAGAGGAACGAGAGTCGGAGGTCAGACAGGAACAACACACTTACCAGAGTGTTGGAGTCTCGACGCCCTGCCAGCCTATCGGCTCAGCAAGGAGCCCACCAGCCTCTCCCGTGTATGCAAACATGGATTCTGTGGATGCTTTTAATTTCAGATCCATCCTGGCGGAGTCTTCGATGCCTGCCTCTATCAAAGAGGTCTTCCCACAACAATTCCAGACCTCTTCGGCCCATCCCTACAGCCCAGAGGAGGAAAGGCCTCCTGGCATGCATGAAGATGTCTTCGGTAatcatcatcataatcatcAGCAGTACCATCACCGGCCGATTCATTCAGGTCGAACACCTACGCCTCACTACCCTCGGCCCGGCGCTCTGCCGCCGCACCTCTCTGCGCATAAAGGCCTGTACAGGCAGTCATCGGAGAGCCGCTGCAGCTCTCTAGGTTTGAGACAACCTCTGTCACCTCAGTACAGCCGCTACCAGGGCGACTTCCAGAGGCAGCAGGGGCAATGGCAGAGCTCCGAGGACAGGGCAGTGAGAAACCCGGCGATCCGGCGGGCACACTCTTTTCATTCTCCACAGATCAGTCATTACAAGCTGGCGAACACAGAAATCCTGCCCGTTGACTCCATGCTTTATGTGGAGCAGAAGCTGAGCCCTGAAGTGCCATATCAAGAGCGAATCCAGGCCGGTCTGAAATCTGTACGGACGCAGTTTGAGAACGTACACCCAGAACACCACTATGGCCCCTATTCCGACTCAAGTTCGGGAGATCCAAGATCTCGTTATTTCATAGATCCCCGCCGGCAAAGTGGCATCCATCGCCATCAGACCTACACAGTCCACTCCACTAGGGAAGGTGATCAATCAGATTACTACAACTACTCTCCACGCCACGCCTCTCCTGTGAATAGGGAGCTTTACATAGAAAGCAGAGACACTGTGGTTTACAAGGCTAGAGATGCAGAGGTGTTTGAAAGGGTTGTGTATCAACCAGTTCAGCAAGAGAGACACAAAAGCACGTACCACTCCGTGTCTCCCTGTGAGACTCCAGACTCACTAAGGGACATAATGCACACAAGGAGTAAGTCTGACCCTGGAAACGCCAACCTCCTCTCTGCCCACAGTGTGGACAGCCAAACGGCCGTAGCCACTTCGCCGACCACCCCAAGAATAATGTCTCAGCAAGCATACCCCGAGGTGTCCAGGCAAAGCTATGGCCAACGGTCTGGCGCAGAATTTGGGCCAATGAGACGGATTCATATCAAGGAGGGCTATTCAAGGCAGCCACTCCTCCGCAAAGTCCCCTCGTTGCCAGAACGAGGCTGCCCCAACCTGAAAAGCATCGAGCACACTCACCGATGCCAAACGAGAGGCTTTGAACAGAATCCATCAGTGCTGGCTGGCGCTGCGAAACCCAGCATCCTGAGAAGACCGGTGCGCTCGCAGAGCACCAGAGAACATCGTCACTACTATCATTACCACTCCAAATCTCCCCTGGATCCCGAACATCTGGAACCCTTCCCTGCTCACCTCAGCAGACGGACTCAGAGCACTAAGGTCAAGCCCACACACTACGATCACATGGAGGGTTATTACGCTTCGCCAAGATCGAAATCCACCCGATCCAGCAAAGCAGCAGCTGGATATTTACCTGGCCAGAGCTGCATGTCTCCACACGGACACAGACTCCTGTCCAAGGTCCTGGGTCACGAGGCTTTTTATCACCCCGCTCTTAGATCAGAAGCTGGGGTCTAA
- the arhgap32a gene encoding rho GTPase-activating protein 32 isoform X2, with translation MLTNYLSRFSAIADNKINCGPVLTWMEIDNKGNHLLVSEEASINVPAIAAAHVTKRYTAQATDELTFEVGDIVSVIDMPPKEDTGWWRGKHGFQVGFFPCDCVELINEKIPPSVQNSVPKPVCKKHGKLVTFLRSFMKSRPPPQKLRQRGILRERVFGCDLGEHLHNSGHDVPQVVKSCAEFIEKIGVVDGIYRLSGISSNIQKLRHEFDSEQIPDLSQELFRQDIHSVGSLCKLYFRELPNPLLTYQLYDRFSEAVSAATDEERLVKIHNVIQQLPPPHYRTLEYLMRHLSRLATFSSVTNMHTKNLAIVWAPNLLRSRQIESACFSGTAAFMEVRIQSVVVEFILNNTESLFSTKLNSILRESTGNNTLSRPKSLMVCSPSTKLLSLEEAQARTQTQLGSPATTPCLTHSDYIEVGEGPEALLGKFHTVIELPMESGKRPLAKSKKSPAGNWLSFFHLGKSHSVSKRKLKRHPSEPNEIKSIALPGGRGDSGTMRSTKSEESLTSLQNLGGGPPSYRPLRPRSTSEAVSAASRDDLHNSRNKDDRRAHQLNDSKRSADRGRAAVSPHHSEDDLDLSPPAAGISTLDFDPMSFQCSQTPAMHHGSRWKKSAGCSNESEPMSSQNNVGCSRSPEDSPVLCKSGKKVALKHLSPKVRKKSLKMLPDVQTPVPSSSPNVDKCEASAADGKQPLFQHSSPINTASQASGVTDLSQSAQNLPDPGTGRLMSSVSVLPPHPPSMSAARKLALALAESAQKASNASQRRSHPHDYRPQRPSVLDVKVHPQECRGSHVGPGSQRQAAAEAHRCPQPGQFSPSHLYPEPLQVADSQESVCNFTPNVSPLGSGSLEEGSAGGREHREERESEVRQEQHTYQSVGVSTPCQPIGSARSPPASPVYANMDSVDAFNFRSILAESSMPASIKEVFPQQFQTSSAHPYSPEEERPPGMHEDVFGNHHHNHQQYHHRPIHSGRTPTPHYPRPGALPPHLSAHKGLYRQSSESRCSSLGLRQPLSPQYSRYQGDFQRQQGQWQSSEDRAVRNPAIRRAHSFHSPQISHYKLANTEILPVDSMLYVEQKLSPEVPYQERIQAGLKSVRTQFENVHPEHHYGPYSDSSSGDPRSRYFIDPRRQSGIHRHQTYTVHSTREGDQSDYYNYSPRHASPVNRELYIESRDTVVYKARDAEVFERVVYQPVQQERHKSTYHSVSPCETPDSLRDIMHTRSKSDPGNANLLSAHSVDSQTAVATSPTTPRIMSQQAYPEVSRQSYGQRSGAEFGPMRRIHIKEGYSRQPLLRKVPSLPERGCPNLKSIEHTHRCQTRGFEQNPSVLAGAAKPSILRRPVRSQSTREHRHYYHYHSKSPLDPEHLEPFPAHLSRRTQSTKVKPTHYDHMEGYYASPRSKSTRSSKAAAGYLPGQSCMSPHGHRLLSKVLGHEAFYHPALRSEAGV, from the exons ATGCTGACTAACTACCTGTCACGCTTCTCTGCCATCGCGGACAACAAAATCAACTGTGGTCCTGTGTTAACATGGATGGAG atcGACAACAAGGGCAACCATCTGCTGGTTTCTGAAGAAGCTTCGATCAACGTCCCCGCCATCGCTGCCGCCCACGTCACCAAACGGTACACGGCTCAGGCCACGGACGAGTTAACCTTCGAG GTCGGGGATATTGTGTCTGTCATCGACATGCCGCCTAAAGAAGACACAGGCTGGTGGAGAGGGAAGCATGGCTTTCAG GTCGGGTTCTTCCCCTGCGACTGCGTGGAGCTGATAAACGAGAAGATCCCACCCAGCGTTCAAAACTCAGTGCCAAAGCCAG TGTGCAAGAAGCACGGGAAGCTGGTGACCTTCCTGAGGTCGTTCATGAAGTCCCGGCCGCCACCGCAGAAGCTGCGGCAGCGCGGGATCCTCAGGGAGCGAGTGTTTGGCTGCGACCTGGGGGAGCATCTCCACAACTCAGGACACGATG TCCCACAGGTCGTTAAAAGTTGTGCAGAGTTCATCGAGAAGATCGGCGTCGTGGATGGGATCTACAGACTCTCAGGGATTTCCTCCAACATCCAGAAACTGAG GCACGAGTTTGACTCTGAGCAGATCCCAGACCTGAGCCAAGAGCTTTTCAGACAAGACATCCACTCTGTGGGCTCCCTGTGCAAGCTTTACTTCAGGGAGCTGCCCAACCCGCTGCTCACGTACCAGCTCTACGACCGGTTCTCG GAAGCTGTGTCTGCAGCCACAGATGAGGAGAGGCTGGTAAAAATCCACAATGTCATCCAGCAGCTGCCGCCTCCTCATTACAG GACGCTGGAGTACCTCATGAGGCACCTTTCCCGCCTGGCCACCTTCAGTTCTGTCACCAACATGCACACTAAAAACCTGGCCATTGTCTGGGCGCCGAACCTCCTCAG GTCCAGACAGATTGAGTCGGCCTGCTTTAGTGGCACAGCGGCCTTCATGGAGGTGCGGATTCAGTCGGTGGTGGTGGAGTTCATCCTCAACAACACGGAGTCCCTTTTCAGCACAAAGTTAAACTCGATTTTAAGAGAAAGCACCG GTAACAACACCTTATCAAGACCAAAGTCTCTGATGGTTTGCTCCCCGTCCACAAAGCTGCTGTCTTTAGAGGAGGCCCAGGCTCGGACTCAGACGCAGCTCGGATCTCCAGCCACAACCCCCTGCCTCACCCACAGCGACTACATCGAGGTTGGCGAGGGGCCCGAAGCTCTGCTGGGCAAATTTCACACCGTCATCGAACTGCCAATGGAGAG TGGCAAGCGGCCTCTAGCGAAGTCGAAGAAGTCTCCTGCGGGGAACTGGCTGTCCTTTTTCCACCTGGGCAAGTCCCACTCCGTGTCCAAGCGTAAACTAAAGCGACACCCCAGTGAACCAAATGAGATAAAGAGCATAGCACTGCCAG GAGGACGAGGAGATAGCGGCACAATGCGGTCCACTAAAAGCGAAGAATCTCttacttctttgcaaaatttaGGAG GAGGACCTCCGAGTTACCGTCCCCTCAGACCTCGGTCGACCAGCGAAGCGGTTTCTGCCGCCAGCAGGGACGACCTGCACAACTCCAGAAACAAAGATGACCGCCGAGCTCACCAGCTGAACGACAGTAAACGGAGCGCCGACCGAGGCCGCGCAGCCGTTTCCCCTCACCACTCGGAGGACGACCTCGACCTTTCCCCGCCGGCTGCAGGCATCTCGACCTTAGACTTCGACCCCATGTCTTTCCAGTGCAGCCAGACCCCCGCGATGCACCACGGCAGCAGGTGGAAGAAGAGTGCAGGGTGCTCCAACGAATCCGAGCCCATGTCCTCCCAGAACAACGTCGGCTGCTCGCGCTCTCCGGAGGACAGCCCGGTTCTGtgcaaaagtggaaaaaaagtcGCCTTGAAGCACCTCTCACCCAAAGTGAGgaagaaatcattaaaaatgctGCCAGATGTTCAGACTCCCGtgccttcttcttctcccaACGTGGACAAGTGCGAGGCTTCGGCAGCAGATGGGAAACAGCCGTTGTTTCAGCACAGCAGCCCCATCAACACGGCGAGTCAGGCATCCGGCGTGACGGACCTCAGTCAGTCTGCCCAGAACCTCCCTGATCCAG GAACAGGTAGACTTATGAGTTCAGTCTCTGTTCTCCCTCCTCACCCTCCCTCGATGAGTGCTGCGCGCAAGTTGGCTTTGGCCCTGGCGGAATCTGCCCAGAAGGCCAGCAACGCGTCCCAAAGAAGAAGCCACCCACATGACTACAGACCTCAGCGACCCTCCGTTCTCGACGTGAAAGTGCATCCTCAGGAGTGCCGCGGCTCTCACGTCGGCCCGGGTTCCCAGAGGCAAGCGGCTGCGGAGGCCCACCGCTGCCCTCAACCTGGCCAGTTCTCGCCTTCGCACCTCTACCCAGAGCCGCTGCAGGTTGCCGACAGTCAGGAAAGCGTGTGCAATTTCACTCCTAACGTCAGCCCGCTCGGGTCGGGGAGTCTGGAGGAAGGCAGCGCTGGAGGGAGGGAGCACAGAGAGGAACGAGAGTCGGAGGTCAGACAGGAACAACACACTTACCAGAGTGTTGGAGTCTCGACGCCCTGCCAGCCTATCGGCTCAGCAAGGAGCCCACCAGCCTCTCCCGTGTATGCAAACATGGATTCTGTGGATGCTTTTAATTTCAGATCCATCCTGGCGGAGTCTTCGATGCCTGCCTCTATCAAAGAGGTCTTCCCACAACAATTCCAGACCTCTTCGGCCCATCCCTACAGCCCAGAGGAGGAAAGGCCTCCTGGCATGCATGAAGATGTCTTCGGTAatcatcatcataatcatcAGCAGTACCATCACCGGCCGATTCATTCAGGTCGAACACCTACGCCTCACTACCCTCGGCCCGGCGCTCTGCCGCCGCACCTCTCTGCGCATAAAGGCCTGTACAGGCAGTCATCGGAGAGCCGCTGCAGCTCTCTAGGTTTGAGACAACCTCTGTCACCTCAGTACAGCCGCTACCAGGGCGACTTCCAGAGGCAGCAGGGGCAATGGCAGAGCTCCGAGGACAGGGCAGTGAGAAACCCGGCGATCCGGCGGGCACACTCTTTTCATTCTCCACAGATCAGTCATTACAAGCTGGCGAACACAGAAATCCTGCCCGTTGACTCCATGCTTTATGTGGAGCAGAAGCTGAGCCCTGAAGTGCCATATCAAGAGCGAATCCAGGCCGGTCTGAAATCTGTACGGACGCAGTTTGAGAACGTACACCCAGAACACCACTATGGCCCCTATTCCGACTCAAGTTCGGGAGATCCAAGATCTCGTTATTTCATAGATCCCCGCCGGCAAAGTGGCATCCATCGCCATCAGACCTACACAGTCCACTCCACTAGGGAAGGTGATCAATCAGATTACTACAACTACTCTCCACGCCACGCCTCTCCTGTGAATAGGGAGCTTTACATAGAAAGCAGAGACACTGTGGTTTACAAGGCTAGAGATGCAGAGGTGTTTGAAAGGGTTGTGTATCAACCAGTTCAGCAAGAGAGACACAAAAGCACGTACCACTCCGTGTCTCCCTGTGAGACTCCAGACTCACTAAGGGACATAATGCACACAAGGAGTAAGTCTGACCCTGGAAACGCCAACCTCCTCTCTGCCCACAGTGTGGACAGCCAAACGGCCGTAGCCACTTCGCCGACCACCCCAAGAATAATGTCTCAGCAAGCATACCCCGAGGTGTCCAGGCAAAGCTATGGCCAACGGTCTGGCGCAGAATTTGGGCCAATGAGACGGATTCATATCAAGGAGGGCTATTCAAGGCAGCCACTCCTCCGCAAAGTCCCCTCGTTGCCAGAACGAGGCTGCCCCAACCTGAAAAGCATCGAGCACACTCACCGATGCCAAACGAGAGGCTTTGAACAGAATCCATCAGTGCTGGCTGGCGCTGCGAAACCCAGCATCCTGAGAAGACCGGTGCGCTCGCAGAGCACCAGAGAACATCGTCACTACTATCATTACCACTCCAAATCTCCCCTGGATCCCGAACATCTGGAACCCTTCCCTGCTCACCTCAGCAGACGGACTCAGAGCACTAAGGTCAAGCCCACACACTACGATCACATGGAGGGTTATTACGCTTCGCCAAGATCGAAATCCACCCGATCCAGCAAAGCAGCAGCTGGATATTTACCTGGCCAGAGCTGCATGTCTCCACACGGACACAGACTCCTGTCCAAGGTCCTGGGTCACGAGGCTTTTTATCACCCCGCTCTTAGATCAGAAGCTGGGGTCTAA